From Malus sylvestris chromosome 1, drMalSylv7.2, whole genome shotgun sequence:
agCTGCATTTTGCAATTTACATGGATTTAATTGAatttgatttgggttttttctttttttgtgaaGGTGATTTGGCTTGATAAGCACAAGGGTGGTATTTGTTTGTCGATTTCTTCGAAGGCGTTATCGATTACTGGGATAGATGATAGGAGGTATTGGAATTTCATAGCAAATGATGAATCCAGGTGAGTTTTTTAAAATTGCTTATTTGTTCGAATTTGATGAGCCAGGAACGAGCAAGAGCTTCAAAATTGTCATCCTTGCCCGAAATTTGCAAGCTGTCTAGTTGATATGTAATGTTTCAGTAATCCTCAATTTTGTTGTGCGATAAATTCCGAAAGGATGGAAGAATCTGATATGTTGTGTTCTCTTTTCCATTTGTGTAGATTCCAGACAGTTGCCTATCTCCAACAAATCTGGTGGTTTGAAATCAATGGGGAGTTTGAGTTTCAATTTCCGTTAGGGAAATATGGCCTCTTCTTTAGGCTCCACCTTGGCAGATCTTTGAAGAGGCTAGGTCGCCGCGTCTGCAACTCCGAGCATGTTCATGGCTGGGACATAAAACCAGTGAGGTTTGAGCTATCAACTTCTAATGGTCACCGTGCTGTATCCCAATGTTACTTGGACAATCCTGGAAACTGGATCAATTACCATGTGGGagattttgttgttgacaatCCTCATGATTTGATCAAGATCAAGTACTCGATGACTCAGATCGATTGCACTCACACTAAAGGCGGTGTCTGCGTGGATTCGGTGTTGATATACCCTAGTAGTGTAGCGAAAGAGCCTTAGCTCATTTTTCGTTGGCAGGCAGAGCTGCAAATTACAATTTGTAGCAAGTGTGCAGCCCCTTGGATGTGAGGCAGCCTTGAGAACAAGAAGAGATTGAAAATTAGTCGTTGCGTTTAGGGGCATATCATGTCGTTTAGAAGTGAAATGTGTATATGTAAATCTTCTGTTTGCAGTGTTGTTTTGCAGAGAATGCTTCATGTACAGTGAGTTGTTACCAGATGTTTTTAATTTGACGAAGAGTTTTCATCTTGTTTTTTGTTCCCTACTATTCAAGACGAAGAAATAAACCTGTAGCTGCCGGGATCTGCCGGGTTTGGGCGTCGTGAGAGGATCTTATTTTGCCAAAATAACAGCACTGAATTGTGCTTGTATGTTCTGGTGAGGGACTTTCAATTTCATGTGATTTAGGCGAGACGAATAAGAAATGAATCACAAAATGTTAGAtaaaagaaattagaaaatgAAGCACAAGAGCATAACAAAAGTATGATTTGGACTTTAAAGCCAAATTCTTTGTTTGGTGCTTAAATTTGGATCACTGGACGTAAAAGTAAGTCCTATCGTAATCCAATTCTTTACATTTAGCGTTGCGATATATGTTGAATTATAGAAACAAATTATGAATAAGTAACTCCTATCATAATCGAAAACTATCATAATTAAATTTTCCTTAGGTTTTGTTTATATGGAGAAAAAAAGGCTAGTTTTAGAGGCCATTGAAGACCAAGATGAAACGAAAGATGGTATAGCTTTTCATTGCATGACGGGCAAATTTAAACATCGAATCGATGATTTGTCAAGTTACATACTAAATAATGACAGTGCAAAGGCCATAGCCGTCGCAAGGGAGCATGCTAATGCTGACGTCCGCCATTTGGGGTGGAGGAGAAGGAGACTGTTTTGACCATGactacagagagagagagagagagagcgctaTATTTTTGACATTGCTCTGATAGTGTGATGGCTTTTGACTGGTGTGAGAAATGTGGTAGTCAGAGTGGGCTTTATAGCCGACGGCATGACTTTGATATGGAAAGTATTTAGTATGATTACAAGCGATTGAGCCCCCCACATGATGCTGCGGGATCTTAAAACTGTGTTCAACGTACCGGATAGAATAAAGtttatttacatctttataTTAAGGAACAAAAGATACTTGTTTGTACAATGTATTACATAGCCAAAATTGTGAATTGTTGGGATGGTAATGTTCACGGTAGAACTTATGTAGTTTTATTATCTAATGTCAGAAAGAAGTGCTCTGTAgtgattaataaaaaaatatttaagaaACAATTCATATGCataaaaagggggggggggggagaaagAGTAAAATGCTAATCAGAATATAAGAGATCAAAAAGAAGTTGCAAAGCTGTTCTACAACCAAATGACACTGGTTGGAATGAGCCTTTTAAATGGTTGAGAAGTTCGGATGATGGTTATACGATGCCTACATTGAGGGTAACATGAGGAGAATTTTTGGGGTAGTATTGTTCGAAAAATTATCATCAACAATGTACATtctccaagaaattatattCCAGgcctaaaataatttttggggcATTATTGCTCGAAAAATTATCATCAACAATGTACATtctccaagaaattatattCCATGCCTAAAATAAACAGTTAGCCTTCATGAAGTGAAACCACCTAAATTTAGTATGAACCTGTTTGGACCTAAATTTACACTATCGGCCCGTGCAGTCGAGGCCGTTAGATGAGTAAAGTTCTAGACCGTGGGATGATAAAGTGATTGagataattttcaatttttagtagggtataatattgtgatttttatcataatattatctcttaataTATATTGGATTATCTGAGCCTAATATTGGCTACATCCAACGGGTTGTTTAAAGATAAATGACGAAACAAATCATATTTCCAACAGAGATATAGTTCAAATGGTTTGCATGGATAATCATGGCATTCAAAGGAAACATTTTGATGGTCTCCATGTGGAAGGCAATTGATGAGTCATGATCATCAAATGGCCTGCACTTTTGGaattttggggtttttattTCAACCGTTGATGACTTCCACGTGTGCTCCCTTGGTTGGCTATGCATGCATATCTTTGGCATATTTCAAGTCAGAGTTCTTATCAGCACAAAAGATATatgttattaattattattaattagcaCGAGGTAATGTCGTGCTTATAATTGATATTTGTGCTGGTAAGTGATAAAGCATAACAATCTTTTGTTTTGCAAGAGATTGTTATGAAGGAGGAAGCTTTGATGTTAGCAGCAGCTTTACAACACATGCCAAGCAGATATCCAACCCTATAAATACAGGGCTCAGTGCACATTCAAGGACCTTTAATTCAACACAAAACTGCTAtgtgcaaattctctcaacaaccttgagactttttcattttctttttttcgccgacacaccttcaatttggataaacagcactgtgaaggcaattggtgatatcttcagtcggcatagatagcactgTCACCGTAGAACCAGCCGGTCTCACAGCATCTTCAATCGGCATAaatagcactgcgtcgagggtgactggttatctatccaagtctcggttgaaaaggatttccgaatccttattagTCGAGgttatctcattagccttctcggtgaaatgaggtgttacaagttattacattcggcacattgaaagccgaatttgatattgaactttgtttataccatatttagggtctcgtatttagattttgtacaaatactcgagggacttaaatgtaattatgtgataaaggaatgggcaaatatgtaataagtgaggagtccttattctataaaaggaccccttaccctcacaattaggggaggccaactCTTAGGCCTAAAGCCCCCCTCACCCTCTCACATCTCCTTTCACATTATAGAGGTTTCTCTCCCTCATAATCCTCTCATAAATACATAagcagtgtggacgtagcccaatccttggggtgaatcacgatacatcttgtgttatttacattacttatagattcacggttggatttacgttgtaccaagatctctggttttgtgcatcaacatttggcgccgtctgtgggaatcgatacgaaaggttgtgtcggttctctttcatttttttttacctccaccatgaatctgcaaaatcacaaaaaatcaaGAACAccactctctttctctaaaaATCCTGAGATACCCAGAAAAGCCCATATCTctgttttgaagaaaaaaaaaaacaacagtgACAAATGCAACATCCAAATTGCAATTACCGAATCAAAAGCAACATCCGACACCTGTGCTCTTCCCTCCCTCTCTTTCCTTGTAATCTCTCGACACCAAGGAAACCTAGCTCCCTCTCTCacacttcctctctctccctacCATCATTTGTCAGTTATAATAACTATTTTCATGACAGAGGAGGGGGAGAGGAGATTCTGTTTAGAAAGTTTGAAACGATGGCGAGCTCGAAGACTCTGTTCGCTCTTGGAGGCCAAACCCTGCTCCTTGCCTCGTCGACCTTCGCAGATGACGTCGTTGTGCTCACGACGGCGCCATTGTCGAGGTTAACACCCTCGAGCAAGCCAAGCTTGCCGAAGACGCCAGCGCTTGCTCTGTCCTCTTCGTCCCGAACTGCAACTTCCGAACTGCAAGACCCCCGGCGGTCATATTGATTACGTGGAGGACGGCGAGCAGGAGGGTTTCAATTCGTACCCAGATGGGTTTATGCGCATGAATTACATGAAGAACAAAGCGACGCCATCTGTGGTGCATCAGCATAAACCCGTGAGCCCCGAAATCATGTTTCAATTGGGGGAATCTTCTTCTTTGAATTCGTAACCTAAATCCCGATTAGATTCAGATAAGCAAAATCACATATTTCGTAGATCGAGCGAGAAAATTCTCACTTGGACCGGGGGCAGTAATTATCTTTCCTCTTTGCTCTGCTACTGGTTCTCGCACACTGAGGAAAGAACAGGGCAGAGGCATTGATGGTGTTGGTGCAGTCTAAGTGGGGGTTAGAGAGCTTGCACAAGGACTTGGCTGCTGTGGTCCAAGCGGGTCGGATCTACTAGGGCTGGACCATCACCCCTATTCTTCACGATGCCACTACCGTTCTCTGAGCCAGAGGAGGAAGATTCAGCCTTCAATAAGCATTTTTGGATCTGGGTTTTCGTTCCCCTGAGGgaatctccaagaaccctaaTTGTCAATGACTTCCAACTCGGTGGTGAAGAAGGCGAAGAAGGTCTGCCTCTTATACGACGCCGAGACTAAAAGCCCTTACCGAGAATGTCGCGGCCCAATCCGACTCCGTCGAGCTCCGTAGCATTACTTAGAAGAAATTTGATGATGGATTCCCCAACATTTTCAGACCCAATGCTCGTGGAATTCGAGGGCAACATGTGGCATTTCTCACCTCGTTTAGCTCCCCGTTGCGTATGGAGGATGATGGAGATGTCGCCATCGCTTTCACGTTTGCCAGGGTCTTGTCAAACATTCCAATTTCGATGGGAGGGCCTACTAGTTTAGTTATCTATGATATCCATGCCTTGCAGGAGTGGTTTTACGTTGGTGATAATATcttactgtgctttgaaaacgAGATCCTTTTGCTCAAAAATAGGCTTCAACAGCTTCCTGATTTCGACAATATATCCATTGCTTTTCCTGATAATGGTGCGTGGAAACGATTTCATAAGTAGCTACATCATTTCCTTATGGTGTCGTCTTGCTTTTACAAACAAGGAGTGCATAAGCTGGCTGCTTTCCAAAGTGGAAAGGAACAGCGTCACCAAGTGGAAGCCATCCCTGCCAGCTCAAccaccaagcaaagaaaaagaaaggcccATCACTCtacaaagcaaaaacaaaagtaaagcagaaaaggaaaagagaaaataagaaAAGGGGCAAAATTATAAGGTTCCTATTATTACAATTCCTTTTGTCTACCAggtgaagagacagagagagtgtgacggaaagcagaaagcaaaaacaaggaataaacaccccaccagaatgatgtgatttacttttcttgtttctgaatggtgtaaattatttttttatctttcggagacatctgtataaaccccatcagaaggtaaaaaaaaaaaaacggtaaagcccaaaataaataggctggaatgttgtgtggagagtAAAGGCCCATAAACCTAAAATAATACTAACTAGGtcatcaaaagtatgcccagtactccacaattattcggcaacccgtcgctattaccaccaactaggtgattaaaagtacgcccagtaccccacaattattcggcaacctgccgctattaccaccaaccaagtgatcaaaagtacgcccaatactccacaattattcggcaacccgccgctattaccaccaaccgagtgatgaaatgtataacccgtactctaatatcatttggcaactagccattcatgccactaaccaggtgatgaaatgtgcaacccatactctaaaatcatttggcaactagccattcatgacaccaaccaggtgatgaaatgtacaacccgtactctccttcatgccaccaaccaggtgatcaaaagtacgcccagtactccaaattatacataagcattacttatgtcattcatacataaatattcatgagcatcattcatgacaatcatacataaacattcatgaccatcattcatgtcaacaatcatgagcatcactcatggtaacattcatgagcatcactcatgtcaacatccatgagcatcactcatggcaatcgacataaatattcatgagcattactcatgtcaatcagcttcaaaagcttcatttacaagagctctagctttaaaagcgtcatttacagagctctagcttcaaaagcttcacttgtaAAGCTTCACttgtaaagcttcacctacaaagcttcagtgtagggtatacaaataccacctccgaacaaccaccacttcggcccatatatggattcaatttgaagtcttcagccaacaaactttattgaccgaagacttagtggactacattatgtaccatatattgggcctcaactgggcctcatgaaaaatactttgaggacttagcccattgtttatgtattaaggagcgagcccttattctataaaagggacttcctcactttcattagagatcacccattattcatgtactgaggagcaagcccttattttataaaagagactccctcaccttcattagagagcaacgccgccagctgagcaaccgctttgccgcgagcatcacttctaacccatcatttatgtattgaggagtgagcccttattctataaaagggactccctcaccaccattagagagcatcgctgccAGCTAAGCAACCGCTTCGCCGCGAGTATCACTCTTAACCCATCACTTTTGTAtcgaggagcgagcccttattctataaaatggactccctcaccatcatttttGAGAGCATctccgcctactgagcaaccgcttcgccacgagcatcaactctagcccatcatttatgtattgaggagcaagcccttattctataaaaaggacccCATCACCTTCAagcgccacaagccgagccaaccaaggcaacttAAGCCACAAGCTGAGCAGCCTCATAACATATG
This genomic window contains:
- the LOC126619635 gene encoding F-box protein PP2-A13 isoform X1 codes for the protein MGASLSGGVSDGEGLVQPRLGDIPESCAALILMQMDPPEICKLARLNRAFRGASLADFIWESKLPPNYRFIVDRVFDESSKRKISGKRDTYARLCRSNSFDDGTKVIWLDKHKGGICLSISSKALSITGIDDRRNEQELQNCHPCPKFASCLVDIFQTVAYLQQIWWFEINGEFEFQFPLGKYGLFFRLHLGRSLKRLGRRVCNSEHVHGWDIKPVRFELSTSNGHRAVSQCYLDNPGNWINYHVGDFVVDNPHDLIKIKYSMTQIDCTHTKGGVCVDSVLIYPSSVAKEP
- the LOC126619635 gene encoding F-box protein PP2-A13 isoform X2; translation: MGASLSGGVSDGEGLVQPRLGDIPESCAALILMQMDPPEICKLARLNRAFRGASLADFIWESKLPPNYRFIVDRVFDESSKRKISGKRDTYARLCRSNSFDDGTKVIWLDKHKGGICLSISSKALSITGIDDRRYWNFIANDESRFQTVAYLQQIWWFEINGEFEFQFPLGKYGLFFRLHLGRSLKRLGRRVCNSEHVHGWDIKPVRFELSTSNGHRAVSQCYLDNPGNWINYHVGDFVVDNPHDLIKIKYSMTQIDCTHTKGGVCVDSVLIYPSSVAKEP